In Mercurialis annua linkage group LG6, ddMerAnnu1.2, whole genome shotgun sequence, the following are encoded in one genomic region:
- the LOC126687654 gene encoding uncharacterized protein LOC126687654: MVDGKMCHPSDSPAWKHFSELHTEFAKEIRNIRLGLCTDGFQPFGAFGQNYSSWPVILTPYNLPPGMCMKDEFKFLTVIVPGPQNPKHQMDIFLQPLIAELNQLWEFGVQTFDVHSTSGRLACPHCMENTDAFTLKGSRKQSWFDCHRKFLPRGHPYRRNTTQFRKGKTVNKEFGHPKTGEELLAEVDSLGFMKAYEIGAEKNNATKSENYDHAKSREELNDICDRPELAKDPVTGRFPKAMYALNRDGKKALLEWIKLIRFPDGYASNLSRCVDTIGLKMHGMKSHDCHIFMQRLLPIALRELLPKEVWEPLTELSIFFRELTSTSLTEIDLDRMRLEIPKILCKLERIFPPSFFDSMEHLLIFEKAEKKVSNKGRVEGSISSGYLNEETAKFAAYYFSEGDPMIPERPQRNEVYDIEVDDDVDRLSIFKPHGQSVGACRKRYFEDSEIVAARTYVLLNCSEIENYREVFEGELRRENPEITISQIEAKFESQFAYWFQQYVQDPTVCTNPFILSLAKGPLRSVRTFKGYRVNGFKFQTQAYGEEQLTMNSGVCVKGTQYVDSENDFYGVLTDIIELEYPALPMKTTVLFKCEWFDPARNSGTISNKKYNMVDINNRRRYNKYEPFILAEQADQVHYLPYPSKRRDKLNWWAVCRTKARSELDMPEGIIPAFQDVIEENPLIVATDDNSTYLADDNGEAEEDALFVPPDET; the protein is encoded by the exons ATGGTTGATGGAAAGATGTGTCACCCGTCAGATTCCCCGGCGTGGAAACATTTTAGTGAATTGCATACAGAGTTTGCGAAAGAAATTCGAAATATCAGACTAGGCCTGTgtactgatgggtttcaaccatttggggCCTTCGGGCAGAATTATTCATCATGGCCAGTAATTTTGACACCTTACAATCTCCCTCCAGGAATGTGTATGAAAGATGAGTTCAAGTTTTTAACTGTTATTGTCCCTGGGCCTCAAAATCCTAAACATCAAATGGATATTTTCCTGCAGCCGTTGATAGCTGAGCTAAACCAACTTTGGGAATTTGGAGTCCAGACATTCGACGTTCATAG CACATCTGGGAGACTGGCTTGCCCTCACTGCATGGAAAATACAGATGCGTTCACGCTTAAAGGGAGTAGAAAACAGTCGTGGTTTGACTGCCACAGAAAGTTCTTGCCTCGTGGTCACCCGTACCGTCGTAACACAACTCAATTCCGTAAAGGGAAAACCGTAAACAAAGAATTCGGACACCCGAAAACCGGAGAAGAATTGTTGGCAGAGGTGGACAGTCTGGGGTTTATGAAGGCATATGAAATTGGGGCTGAGAAAAATAATGCTACGAAGTCGGAAAATTatg accatgcaaaatctagAGAAGAGTTGAATGACATATGTGATCGGCCTGAGTTAGCTAAAGATCCGGTTACTGGGAGATTTCCTAAGGCGATGTATGCTTTGAACAGGGACGGGAAAAAAGCTTTACTTGAGTGGATTAAGTTAATAAGGTTTCCAGATGGCTACGCGTCCAACTTGTCCAGATGTGTCGATACAATCGGtctgaaaatgcatggaatgaaaagtcacgaCTGCCACATTTTTATGCAAAGACTTCTGCCAATCGCTCTCCGTGAGCTATTACCGAAGGAAGTCTGGGAGCCTTTAACAGAGCTGAGTATCTTCTTTCGTGAGTTAACCTCCACGTCTCTAACAGAGATAGATCTAGATCGTATGAGGCTGGAAATCCCAAAGATACTGTGCAAGCTGGAACGTATTTTTCCgcccagcttttttgactccaTGGAACATCTACTT ATATTTGAGAAAGCTGAAAAAAAAGTCAGCAATAAAGGGAGGGTGGAAGGAAGCATCAGTAGCGGATACTTgaatgaagaaaccgcaaaATTTGCAGCTTATTACTTTTCAGAAGGTGACCCAATGATACCTGAGCGGCCGCAAAGGAATGAAGTTTATGACATTGAAGTCGATGACGATGTCGACAGACTATCTATTTTCAAGCCGCACGGGCAATCAGTGGGTGCTTGCCGCAAGAGATATTTTGAAGATTCTGAGATTGTTGCTGCTCGGACATATGTTCTGTTGAATtgttcagaaattgaaaattacagagA GGTTTTCGAAGGCGAGTTGCGCAGAGAAAACCCTGAAATCACCATCTCTCAAATTGAAGCGAAGTTCGAGAGTCAATTTGCCTACTGGTTTCAACAATAC GTGCAAGATCCAACTGTTTGTACTAATCCCTTTATTCTTAGTCTCGCTAAAGGACCTCTTAGATCAGTAAGAACATTTAAGGGGTACCGTGTAAACGGATTTAAGTTTCAGACTCAAGCTTATGGGGAGGAACAGCTTACTATGAATAGTGGAGTCTGCGTGAAGGGAACTCAATATGTCGACagcgaaaatgacttttatggagttcTGACAGACATAATTGAGCTGGAGTATCCGGCTCTTCCAATGAAGACGACTGTCTTATTTAAATGCGAGTGGTTCGACCCAGCACGAAATTCTGGCACaattagtaacaaaaaatacaacatggtgGATATTAATAACAGAAGGAGATACAATAAGTATGAACCATTCATCTTAGCCGAACAGGCCGACCAGGTTCATTACCTGCCATATCCTAGTAAAAGAAGGGATAAattaaattggtgggcagtttgcaggACAAAGGCAAGATCTgaacttgacatgcccgagGGGATTATCCCGGCTTTTCAAGACGTgatagaagaaaatcctctcatTGTTGCAACGGACGACAATTCGACATATTTAGCTGATGACAACGGAGAAGCTGAAGAAGATGCGTTGTTCGTGCCTCCTGATGAAACATAA